The stretch of DNA CTGCATAACAGTAGCCACCTCAGCAATGGCATCATCAAGGCTAGTATCAGTACCCATACACCGATCACATACCGTAAGGTCGATATACATGAACTCAATAAGCAGTCGCTTTACCTGGTATTCGCCGAATGTACAACAATTCTCATCACACCCGCAGCCGTTTGTCTTTTGCTTCATTTGATTTATCCTCCCCCAATTATAAATAGTTTCATATATTAAGACGAAGATATCATCAAAAGGACGCATATTTTATTTAAGAAACAAGGGTCGCATTCTTATTTTCTCTCGTAATAAGACAATTTAAATAATAATATGTAATGTTATAATATTAAATGATTGAATCCCTTCAATAAACTGAAAGGATTCAATCATTTAGTTATTTGCAAAGCTTAAAGTTTGCAAAACTCATTCTTCTTTGCCTTGAGTTTATAATTTATGATATTGCCCCGGCAGTCAAGCTCCAAACTGCAACAATCGCAGAGCATTTTTCCTAATCTTTTTTGTGCTCTCTGTACACGCGACTTAGCACCTGAATAAGATAAACCAATAAATTCAGCTAACTGCTTTTGGGTTAGTCCCTTATACTCAGTAAGAAATATTGCTTCCCGATCTTTTTCTGACAAGTGGTCAATCATGACCGTCAGACAGCCAGCAATTTCCTTGTTAACGTTGTCATCACCTTTAAATTCTACCTTCTCCGGTATCTGAGCAAATGGCTCTTCCGTCCTACCGGCGCGATAGTAATCGTATATGACGTTGCGGGCTATTTGAAAGATCCAGGAGTACATCTTTTCATCGTCGTTAAGCTTGTCAATATTCCGATATATTCTATAATAAACTTCCTGTAAGATATCTTCAGCATCCTGAAGGTTCAAGACTCGTTTAAAAATAAACTTTTTTAAGTGACTTGCGAACTCCTCGGAAATGCAACTCGTGTTAGTGTTTATATCTTTCACCTGCCTAAATTCTTCGCTGACAGATCATTTTTAACAATTAAGAAAATAGCATGTATTCTCCAACTTGAAGGAGCAATGATAGAGAAAATAGATACTTGTTTATTTAAATTTGCATTATAGCAATTCACTTGCAATGCTATCGTAGTTTACTAAACTTATCTCATCAAAAACATAAGTTATGCCTCCAGCTTCTTGGCTTAAGTATAACAGATAATCTTGATGGGGTTTTAAACCAATTGCAATAAATCGATAACCATATTTTTTGATACTTTTTGCGGCTAAAAGCGCATCATCAATTGATTGTTGTGTTGTTTTATCCGGACTATCTGGTAGCCCATCAGTAATTAATATAATAATACCATGATCCGACTTAGCCCTTTTAAGTTGCTGTATTCCTGCGTTCAAACCTAGTGCCAAAGGAGTTCTTCCTGAAGCCGTTATAGATTGAAGACCTTCGTCGAGTTGATTACGATTTCTAGTAAAGGGTACTTTAATTTGAGCTTCATTATCTTGAAAAGTAATAATCCCGACACGCCCACGAATACGTGACAATAATTGTCGAGCAAAAGCTTTAGCAGCATTTAACCTTTTTCCATCCATACTTGAGCTGGCATCAATAACCAGGCAGATATCATTCCCCTGGCGTTGCTTACGAATAAAATGGCGTAAATCACTTTTTATAAATGAAAATGCTGTCTTTGATTCTAGAGCCTTACGACATGCAGCAGCGTGAACGGTTTCAGAAATATTAAGTTCGGCTATTTTTTCTTCTCCGACTTTTTTAGTTACCCTATGACTCGCTTCTTGATTTACTTGCCTTTGTGATAACTTGCTATTATTTGATAAACTATTTGGTTGTTTGCCATTTATTTGTATGTTCCGTAAATAATACTCAATCTTTGTTAGATTCTGCTGTGCGATATTGCTATCTATTGTCACTGCTTTATCTAAAGTAGGATGAGCGTACACATGAATGTTACCTTTTTCGCTCATTCCTACCAGAATTTGCTCGTCACATTCCCTATGATTGACTTTCGCCCATCTGTTGCTGTCTTTTTTAGATTGATTAGAGTTGTTATTAGATAAATCTTCAGAATTAAGAATTTCATTATGGTTTTTATTATAACCTTCGCTTTTTTCACTTTCCTCAGATTCATTAGGCTGACTCTGCTCTTGAGCTGAAAGCATCATATCACTATCTTCTTTCAACAACGAATCTGTTTCTGCACTAAATTCGGAAACATCCACTTTCGCATTACTACGATTATTGATATGTACAATTCGCTCATTACAACGTAGTTCTAGACTGCTCGCTACAATAGCCTTCTCAACGGCATGAACAATATAAAATACCCCACTCAATAATTCGTTT from Sporomusaceae bacterium FL31 encodes:
- the sigZ gene encoding RNA polymerase sigma factor SigZ, whose product is MKDINTNTSCISEEFASHLKKFIFKRVLNLQDAEDILQEVYYRIYRNIDKLNDDEKMYSWIFQIARNVIYDYYRAGRTEEPFAQIPEKVEFKGDDNVNKEIAGCLTVMIDHLSEKDREAIFLTEYKGLTQKQLAEFIGLSYSGAKSRVQRAQKRLGKMLCDCCSLELDCRGNIINYKLKAKKNEFCKL